A single Gemmatimonadaceae bacterium DNA region contains:
- a CDS encoding PDZ domain-containing protein yields MSRRLVSLAAGFVLLSSAAAAQGTRLLRHPAINGNVIAFEYGGDLWVATRSGGPARRLTSTPDVETEPRFSPDGSHIAFSRTSNGNTDVYVVPTAGGEPTRLTFHPGNDRVRGWTPDGKRVVFASERVSAPQSSYFRMFTVPAAGGFEEVLPMPRAFSGVHSPDGTRVAYEEISTAFIPDWYEASMWRHYRGGRTHPISVIDLATCAVEKLPWQNSNDSDPMWVGNTVYFLSDRNYTRNLFSYDLSTKKLEQLTRHNDADVMTASAGSDAIVYEQNGFIHLYDIKSGQSKQLAIDVVGDFPWSRPQFKRVASMIRDASLSPTGVRAAFEARGDIFTVPADKGDWRNLTKSPGTHDRNPVWSPDGGQLAWISDAKGDDQLMIADQSGLSTPRAVPLPGSGFFSELEWSPNGKSLLVDDNHLNLWTIDVASGKAAKLDEDLYNTPGRSFDATWSSDSRWVAYTKSLDSHMRAVFVRSLAEPQSRQLTDALADAVSPAFDASGKYLYFLASTDYGPRSGWVEMSAVDRPSKRSVYLAVLNANDPSPLLPETGDEPSGPAAPRAKADSVLHVDFANIGQRILSLDVPAADYGQLAAGPAGTIFYSETVTEGSGRATTRLQRYQLRVPGNPAPGGASTFLDGIRSFTLSADRKKLLYAAGVGTGARWGIVATTGPAKVGDGVINVAALESWVDPRAEWAEIFHEGLRQQREFFYDAKLHGADWKAVEAKYEPLVAFVNHRADLGYLMAQTGGELVVGHSYLLGPGDVPSDPPVSVGLLGADYTVENGHYRLHRVYTGENWNPDLRAPLSAPGIDVKEGDYLLEVNGRPIAPPTNVYSLFEGTAGHQIAIRVNGAPTNEGSRVVTVVPVASEDGLRTRAWIEDNRRKVDELSHGRLAYVWLPNTTIPGYQAFTRYFYSQQGKDGAIIDERYNHGGLVADYIVNELDRKPMGYFAMRDGKTFTTPAAGIYGLKVMIVNESAGSGGDALPYYFQMRHIGPLVGTRTWGALVGTTGTPPTIDGGGITAPSLAFYDMNGHWAVENQGVTPEFQVEYSAAEVSKGHDPQLERAVQEALKLLDQHPVTRVARPAPIDRVKPPTR; encoded by the coding sequence ATGTCACGCCGACTGGTTTCGCTCGCTGCCGGATTCGTCCTTCTGTCCTCGGCCGCCGCGGCCCAAGGCACCCGCCTTCTTCGACACCCGGCGATCAACGGCAACGTGATCGCGTTCGAGTATGGCGGCGACCTCTGGGTCGCGACACGGTCCGGCGGACCGGCGCGCCGTCTCACGTCGACGCCGGACGTCGAGACGGAGCCGCGCTTCTCACCCGACGGCTCACACATCGCGTTCAGCCGCACGTCGAACGGAAACACCGACGTGTACGTCGTGCCGACGGCCGGCGGCGAGCCGACACGGCTCACCTTTCACCCGGGCAACGATCGCGTACGCGGCTGGACGCCGGATGGCAAGCGGGTCGTCTTCGCCAGCGAGCGCGTGAGCGCGCCCCAATCGTCCTACTTTCGGATGTTCACCGTGCCGGCCGCCGGCGGCTTCGAGGAAGTGCTGCCGATGCCGCGCGCCTTCAGCGGCGTTCACTCGCCCGACGGCACGCGCGTCGCCTATGAAGAGATTTCGACGGCGTTCATTCCCGATTGGTACGAGGCGAGCATGTGGCGCCACTATCGCGGCGGCCGCACCCATCCGATCAGCGTCATCGACCTGGCGACCTGCGCCGTCGAGAAGCTGCCCTGGCAGAACAGCAACGACAGCGACCCGATGTGGGTCGGCAACACGGTGTACTTCCTCTCCGACCGGAACTACACGCGCAATCTCTTCTCGTACGATCTCTCCACGAAGAAGCTCGAGCAGCTGACGCGCCACAACGACGCCGACGTGATGACGGCATCGGCGGGATCCGACGCGATCGTCTACGAGCAGAACGGCTTCATCCACCTGTACGACATCAAGAGCGGCCAATCGAAGCAACTCGCGATCGACGTCGTCGGCGATTTTCCGTGGTCGCGGCCGCAGTTCAAGCGCGTCGCGAGTATGATCCGCGACGCGAGCCTCTCGCCCACCGGCGTGCGCGCCGCGTTCGAAGCGCGTGGCGACATCTTTACCGTACCGGCGGACAAGGGGGACTGGCGCAACCTGACGAAGTCGCCCGGCACGCACGACCGGAATCCCGTCTGGTCGCCCGACGGCGGGCAGTTGGCATGGATCTCCGACGCGAAGGGCGACGACCAACTCATGATCGCCGACCAGTCGGGGCTGAGCACGCCGCGCGCCGTTCCACTTCCCGGCTCGGGCTTCTTCTCCGAGCTCGAGTGGTCGCCGAACGGAAAATCGCTGCTCGTCGACGACAACCACCTGAACCTGTGGACCATCGACGTCGCGTCGGGCAAGGCGGCCAAGCTCGATGAGGATTTGTACAACACTCCCGGGCGCAGCTTCGACGCGACGTGGTCCTCCGACTCGCGATGGGTCGCGTACACCAAGAGCCTCGACAGCCACATGCGCGCGGTTTTCGTGCGCTCGCTCGCCGAGCCGCAATCGCGGCAGCTGACCGACGCACTGGCCGACGCCGTCTCGCCGGCCTTCGACGCAAGCGGCAAGTATCTCTACTTCCTCGCGAGCACCGATTACGGTCCGCGATCGGGATGGGTCGAGATGAGCGCGGTGGATCGGCCGTCGAAGCGGTCGGTGTATCTCGCGGTGCTCAACGCCAACGATCCGTCGCCGCTCTTGCCGGAAACGGGCGACGAGCCCTCCGGTCCGGCCGCGCCGCGAGCGAAGGCGGATTCGGTTCTGCACGTCGACTTCGCGAACATCGGCCAGCGGATCTTGAGCCTCGACGTACCGGCCGCCGACTACGGCCAGCTCGCCGCGGGTCCGGCAGGCACGATCTTCTATTCGGAAACCGTCACCGAAGGCAGCGGCCGAGCGACGACGCGGCTCCAGCGCTACCAGCTTCGCGTTCCCGGCAACCCCGCTCCCGGTGGTGCGTCCACCTTCCTCGACGGCATTCGGTCGTTCACGCTGTCCGCCGACCGAAAAAAATTGCTCTACGCCGCGGGCGTCGGCACCGGCGCGCGATGGGGGATCGTCGCGACGACCGGACCGGCGAAGGTCGGCGACGGCGTGATCAACGTCGCGGCGTTGGAGAGTTGGGTCGACCCGCGCGCCGAGTGGGCGGAGATCTTCCATGAAGGGCTGCGGCAGCAGCGGGAATTCTTCTACGACGCCAAGCTGCACGGCGCGGATTGGAAAGCCGTCGAAGCGAAGTACGAACCGCTCGTCGCATTCGTGAATCACCGCGCGGATCTCGGATATCTCATGGCGCAGACCGGCGGTGAGCTCGTCGTCGGTCACTCGTACCTGCTCGGCCCCGGCGACGTGCCGAGCGACCCGCCGGTGAGCGTCGGTCTCCTCGGCGCGGACTACACGGTGGAGAACGGCCATTATCGCCTGCACCGCGTTTACACCGGCGAGAATTGGAACCCCGATCTGCGCGCGCCACTCAGCGCGCCCGGCATCGACGTGAAGGAAGGCGACTATCTCCTCGAGGTGAACGGCCGCCCGATCGCGCCGCCGACCAACGTGTACTCGCTGTTCGAGGGCACCGCCGGGCATCAGATCGCCATTCGCGTCAACGGCGCGCCGACGAACGAGGGGTCGCGCGTCGTGACCGTCGTTCCCGTGGCGAGTGAGGACGGACTGCGCACGCGCGCCTGGATCGAGGACAATCGGCGCAAGGTCGACGAGTTGTCGCACGGCCGGTTGGCGTACGTTTGGCTGCCGAACACGACGATTCCGGGCTACCAGGCATTCACGCGCTACTTCTACTCACAGCAGGGGAAAGACGGCGCGATCATCGACGAGCGATACAACCACGGCGGATTGGTCGCCGACTACATCGTGAACGAGCTGGATCGAAAGCCGATGGGTTATTTCGCGATGCGCGACGGCAAGACGTTCACGACGCCGGCCGCCGGCATTTACGGTCTCAAGGTGATGATCGTGAACGAGTCGGCCGGCTCGGGCGGCGACGCGCTCCCCTATTACTTCCAGATGCGCCACATCGGCCCGCTGGTTGGAACGCGGACCTGGGGCGCCCTCGTCGGCACGACCGGCACGCCGCCGACGATCGACGGCGGCGGCATCACGGCGCCCAGCTTAGCGTTCTATGACATGAACGGGCACTGGGCCGTGGAGAATCAGGGCGTCACGCCGGAATTCCAGGTCGAGTACTCCGCGGCCGAGGTGTCGAAGGGGCACGATCCTCAACTCGAGCGCGCCGTGCAGGAAGCGCTCAAGCTGCTCGACCAGCATCCCGTGACGCGGGTCGCACGCCCGGCGCCGATCGATCGCGTCAAGCCGCCGACGCGCTAG